The Methanomicrobiales archaeon genome has a segment encoding these proteins:
- a CDS encoding Mov34/MPN/PAD-1 family protein gives MKIRGITRSLLDLLLRLGAENHPCEFAAVLREEGGVIQELDLLPGTIGREESASVLLDMMPLDTHMAGSAHSHPNGVLTPSGADLAFFPRTGRYHVIVGYPYRKHSWRCYSAGGDPVEIEVIE, from the coding sequence ATGAAGATCCGCGGCATCACCCGGAGCCTCCTCGACCTCCTCCTCCGGCTCGGGGCCGAGAACCACCCCTGCGAGTTCGCCGCCGTGCTCCGCGAGGAGGGCGGGGTGATCCAGGAGCTCGACCTCCTCCCCGGCACCATCGGGCGGGAGGAGAGCGCCTCCGTGCTCCTCGACATGATGCCGCTCGACACCCACATGGCCGGGAGCGCCCACAGCCACCCGAACGGCGTGCTGACGCCGTCGGGCGCGGACCTGGCCTTCTTCCCGCGGACGGGGAGGTACCACGTCATCGTCGGATACCCCTACAGGAAGCACAGCTGGCGCTGCTACTCGGCCGGCGGGGATCCCGTGGAGATCGAGGTGATCGAGTGA
- a CDS encoding FAD synthase yields the protein MRRVVATGTFDILHPGHIYYLEESRRLGDELHVIVARDVNVRHKPRPIVPEAQRLQMVSALKPVDHACLGDLDDMYRPIREIRPAVITLGYNQHFSEERLRQELRARGLETEVVRIGPYCGAPLVSSTQIVQRAIELRSPKP from the coding sequence GTGAGGCGGGTGGTCGCGACCGGGACCTTCGACATCCTGCACCCCGGGCACATCTACTACCTGGAGGAGTCGAGAAGACTCGGGGACGAACTCCACGTCATCGTCGCGCGGGACGTGAACGTGCGGCACAAACCGCGGCCCATCGTCCCCGAGGCGCAGCGGCTGCAGATGGTGAGCGCCCTGAAACCGGTCGACCACGCGTGCCTGGGGGACCTGGACGACATGTACCGCCCGATCCGGGAGATTCGCCCGGCGGTGATCACCCTCGGCTACAACCAGCACTTCAGCGAGGAGCGGCTGCGGCAGGAGCTGCGGGCCCGCGGGCTCGAGACCGAGGTGGTGCGGATCGGGCCCTACTGCGGCGCGCCGCTGGTGAGCTCCACGCAGATCGTTCAGCGCGCGATCGAGCTGCGATCCCCGAAACCCTAG
- a CDS encoding DUF2284 domain-containing protein, with amino-acid sequence MRSELAEEIDKLAALARERGAEVRTIRAKDVVVADWVRFKCRYGCKGYAKHMSCPPYAPPVADTRRMVAEYDHGILVRFEGIPGHRDLKPEEIPEDFHPFLRDLILWVNGTIHFLEKTAFYDGFYKAFGFGAYPCIYCEHEHCVAEEQAGVVDESIRRMCRHMDLVRPTMEGAGMDVFATAKNAGWDLRVVPCRDLEYGMIVHGNITSIGLVLLE; translated from the coding sequence ATGCGTTCCGAACTTGCCGAAGAGATCGATAAACTTGCCGCCCTCGCGCGGGAGCGGGGGGCGGAGGTGCGCACGATCCGGGCGAAGGATGTCGTCGTCGCCGACTGGGTGCGGTTCAAGTGCCGCTACGGCTGCAAGGGGTACGCGAAGCACATGTCCTGCCCGCCGTACGCCCCGCCCGTTGCGGATACGAGGAGGATGGTCGCCGAGTACGACCACGGCATCCTGGTGCGGTTCGAGGGCATACCGGGCCACAGGGACCTCAAACCGGAGGAGATCCCCGAAGACTTCCACCCGTTCCTCCGCGACCTGATCCTCTGGGTGAACGGCACCATCCACTTCCTGGAGAAGACCGCCTTCTACGACGGGTTCTACAAGGCCTTCGGATTCGGCGCCTATCCCTGCATCTACTGCGAGCACGAGCATTGCGTCGCCGAGGAGCAGGCGGGCGTCGTCGACGAGAGCATACGGCGGATGTGCCGCCACATGGACCTCGTCCGCCCCACGATGGAGGGGGCGGGCATGGACGTCTTCGCCACGGCGAAGAACGCCGGCTGGGACCTGCGCGTCGTCCCCTGCAGGGACCTGGAGTACGGCATGATCGTCCACGGCAACATCACCTCGATCGGGCTTGTGCTCCTGGAGTGA
- a CDS encoding type II toxin-antitoxin system VapC family toxin: MPTLDASFIAALIRHESAALATLAELEESGAPLATTPIDLLALFRGVYATESIEQNLREAKAILEHLTLLPIAEETCEVFGKIAAYLRAQGRPIGDLEGAIAAAALCSDERFSRVPGLTVMPY; encoded by the coding sequence ATGCCGACTCTTGACGCCTCCTTCATCGCCGCTCTCATCCGCCACGAGTCAGCGGCGCTGGCAACGCTGGCGGAACTCGAGGAGAGCGGCGCCCCCCTGGCGACGACGCCGATCGATCTGCTCGCACTGTTCCGGGGAGTCTATGCGACGGAGTCGATCGAGCAGAATCTCCGGGAGGCGAAGGCGATCCTCGAGCACCTGACCCTGCTGCCCATCGCCGAAGAGACCTGCGAGGTCTTCGGGAAGATCGCCGCATACCTCCGCGCGCAGGGGAGACCGATCGGGGATCTCGAGGGGGCGATCGCGGCAGCCGCTCTCTGCAGCGACGAACGCTTCTCGAGAGTGCCGGGTCTGACCGTGATGCCCTACTGA
- a CDS encoding DUF5658 family protein: MTPGEGKQSRVAIFGCVLGFLMWADVITTEAAMRLGLLEHNPLMEQVVASPLLHLAVKTAVLAVIVIVARCCERLVPSSGAYLIVALAGFYLAVIVNNLFFLI, encoded by the coding sequence ATGACCCCGGGAGAGGGCAAGCAGAGCCGGGTTGCCATATTCGGGTGCGTTCTGGGCTTTCTCATGTGGGCGGACGTGATCACGACCGAGGCGGCGATGCGGTTGGGGCTGCTGGAGCACAATCCCCTGATGGAGCAGGTGGTGGCAAGCCCCCTGCTCCACCTCGCGGTGAAGACCGCTGTCCTGGCGGTGATCGTTATCGTCGCCCGGTGCTGCGAGAGGCTCGTCCCGTCGAGCGGTGCGTACCTGATCGTGGCCCTGGCCGGTTTCTACCTCGCCGTGATCGTGAACAACCTCTTCTTCCTGATCTGA
- a CDS encoding DUF365 domain-containing protein, translating to MSRIVGVAYPIPRRYVSRFFGGGRTVFVKPASTYRHLKSGMRFLFYRSGEDPALVGEARIKRIFVSENPLQFLDTYGDRLFLDRDELLAYMQSRGSGDGQADGARLWVAIELENIQPRERTEGEALSVPAGGQYIRE from the coding sequence ATGAGCAGAATCGTCGGTGTTGCCTACCCCATCCCCCGGCGCTACGTATCCCGCTTCTTCGGCGGCGGCCGGACCGTCTTTGTCAAGCCCGCCAGCACCTACCGGCACCTGAAAAGCGGCATGCGGTTCCTCTTCTACCGGAGCGGGGAGGACCCCGCCCTCGTGGGAGAGGCGCGTATCAAACGGATCTTCGTCTCGGAGAATCCCCTCCAGTTCCTGGACACCTACGGCGACCGCCTCTTCCTGGACCGGGACGAGCTCCTCGCCTACATGCAGTCCCGCGGGAGCGGGGACGGGCAGGCGGACGGCGCGCGCCTCTGGGTGGCGATCGAGCTCGAAAACATCCAGCCCCGCGAGCGGACGGAGGGAGAGGCTCTGTCCGTGCCCGCCGGCGGGCAGTACATCCGCGAGTGA
- a CDS encoding SprT family zinc-dependent metalloprotease, with protein sequence MVPGPDETDVEVLRRAVTVMRLRVLPDGRLQVTAPPGVDVEPFIRRKSAWIEKKRRELADLTEDTLGTEDLLLLNGRYYLLRQGTGCGFADDGALTYSTPQGLRTFLIANLKSDLARRVERAAKRMRVDYESIGVRTQKTRWASCSGRKHLSFNLALAALPDPLRDYVVVHELAHLIHPDHSPLFWQTVETYCPDLRQADRDLRKYWIVLQRNRCWRVIREMGEWENRSRRPSGGS encoded by the coding sequence ATGGTGCCGGGACCGGACGAGACCGATGTGGAGGTTCTGCGGAGAGCGGTCACCGTGATGCGGCTTCGGGTGCTGCCGGACGGGCGGCTGCAGGTCACCGCCCCGCCGGGCGTGGACGTGGAGCCGTTCATCCGGCGCAAGTCCGCCTGGATCGAGAAGAAGCGCAGAGAACTGGCGGATCTCACCGAAGACACGCTGGGCACGGAGGATCTCCTGCTCCTGAACGGGCGGTACTACCTCCTGCGGCAGGGAACCGGGTGCGGGTTCGCCGACGATGGGGCGCTCACCTACTCCACGCCGCAGGGTCTCAGAACGTTCCTGATCGCGAACCTCAAGTCGGACCTCGCCCGGCGGGTGGAGCGCGCCGCGAAGCGGATGCGGGTCGACTACGAGAGCATCGGGGTGCGGACGCAGAAGACACGCTGGGCCAGCTGCTCCGGGAGGAAGCACCTCTCCTTCAACCTCGCCCTGGCAGCGCTGCCGGACCCGCTCAGGGATTACGTCGTCGTCCACGAGCTGGCGCACCTGATCCACCCCGATCACTCCCCCCTCTTCTGGCAGACGGTGGAGACCTACTGCCCCGATCTGCGGCAGGCGGACCGGGACCTCAGGAAGTACTGGATCGTCCTCCAGAGGAACCGCTGCTGGCGCGTGATCCGCGAGATGGGGGAGTGGGAGAACCGTTCACGCCGCCCCTCCGGCGGATCCTGA
- a CDS encoding AAA family ATPase: MRIDGIRASNFKTFRELNLDLGPYDVLIGTNAAGKSNFIDILKFVRDIALHGLENAVSLQGGGEYIQNICVESTEPVALELRLHPVPRPFVMRFCEDREKHIEAAVSSCTYRLVLAFGPGRFSVADERIAARCRIGAGGAAPIEGEVVLGRDGNGAGTYAVHPRDIQARIDFASVNPRRLAPQESLLESPFSIPLFAPLLHRLAAFFRDIGIYDFDPKISRKTTSPMGMAELEPDGSNLAIVLRRILENAGEREMLLPLISEILPFVEDVNVERLAGASLVAGLKEIYCGRRFTPANLLSEGTINLAALIIALYFERKSPIVLEEPVRNVHPHLASRIVEMIRDVSERLDKQVIISTHSPEIVKYAGAERLLLVKRDRFGFSSIIRPREKEEIRAFLVNMGIEELYVQNLL, from the coding sequence GTGCGAATCGACGGGATACGCGCCTCCAACTTCAAGACGTTCCGGGAACTGAACCTGGACCTCGGACCCTACGACGTGCTCATCGGCACGAACGCGGCGGGGAAGTCCAACTTCATCGACATCCTGAAGTTCGTGCGGGACATCGCCCTGCACGGGCTTGAAAACGCCGTCTCCCTCCAGGGAGGGGGGGAGTACATCCAGAACATCTGCGTGGAGTCCACGGAGCCGGTCGCGCTCGAGCTGCGGCTCCATCCGGTGCCCCGCCCGTTCGTCATGCGGTTCTGCGAGGACCGGGAGAAGCACATCGAGGCCGCCGTGTCGTCCTGCACCTACCGCCTCGTCCTCGCCTTCGGACCGGGGCGGTTCTCCGTTGCGGACGAGAGGATCGCCGCCCGCTGCCGCATCGGAGCGGGCGGCGCGGCCCCGATCGAGGGGGAGGTCGTCCTGGGGCGGGACGGGAACGGTGCGGGGACCTACGCCGTGCATCCGCGGGACATTCAGGCGCGGATCGATTTCGCCTCCGTGAACCCCCGGCGTCTCGCGCCGCAGGAGTCGCTCCTGGAGTCGCCCTTCAGCATCCCCCTCTTCGCACCGCTCCTCCACCGCCTCGCCGCCTTCTTCCGGGACATCGGCATCTACGACTTCGACCCGAAGATCTCCCGGAAGACCACGTCCCCCATGGGCATGGCGGAGCTCGAGCCCGACGGGAGCAACCTGGCGATCGTCCTGCGGCGCATCCTGGAGAATGCCGGGGAGCGGGAGATGCTGCTGCCGCTGATCAGCGAGATCCTGCCGTTCGTCGAGGACGTGAACGTGGAGAGGCTCGCGGGTGCGTCCCTGGTCGCGGGCTTAAAAGAGATCTACTGCGGGCGGAGGTTCACGCCGGCGAACCTGCTCTCGGAGGGCACCATCAACCTCGCCGCCCTCATCATCGCCCTCTACTTCGAGAGAAAGTCCCCGATCGTCCTGGAGGAGCCGGTGCGCAACGTCCATCCTCACCTGGCGTCCCGGATCGTCGAGATGATCCGCGACGTGTCCGAACGGCTGGATAAGCAGGTGATCATCTCGACGCACAGCCCGGAGATCGTGAAGTACGCGGGCGCGGAGCGTCTGCTGCTGGTGAAGCGGGACCGGTTCGGGTTCTCCAGCATCATCCGCCCGCGGGAGAAGGAGGAGATCCGGGCCTTCCTGGTGAACATGGGCATCGAGGAGCTCTACGTCCAGAACCTGCTCTGA
- a CDS encoding DUF5698 domain-containing protein produces the protein MPLQSWFLPWVVMPALIFLAILTEVCFSTVRVIFITRGLKYPSIAIGFFQVLIWLLAIGQILQNLNNYLYFLAYGFGFSLGICAGITIEERLAIGRVIIRIVLREDAAPLLEYLKGAGLGFTRMPGRGAYGDVQIVLTVVDRHDVRAVAAAIERCNPQAFYTIESVKQVSDGIFPQKGQGWMAMPVLTLRHLFTRRR, from the coding sequence ATGCCCCTGCAGTCCTGGTTTCTGCCCTGGGTGGTGATGCCCGCGCTCATCTTCCTTGCGATCCTGACGGAAGTGTGCTTCAGCACGGTCCGTGTCATTTTCATCACGCGGGGGCTCAAATATCCTTCCATTGCCATCGGTTTTTTCCAGGTGCTCATCTGGCTGCTGGCCATCGGCCAGATCCTGCAGAATCTGAATAATTATCTCTACTTCCTCGCCTACGGGTTCGGTTTCTCCCTTGGAATATGCGCGGGGATAACCATCGAAGAGCGCCTGGCGATCGGCAGGGTGATCATCCGCATCGTGCTGCGGGAGGATGCCGCTCCGCTCCTGGAATATCTGAAAGGCGCAGGACTCGGATTCACCCGGATGCCCGGACGGGGCGCCTATGGCGATGTTCAGATCGTCCTCACGGTGGTGGATCGCCACGATGTGAGGGCGGTTGCGGCCGCTATCGAGAGGTGCAACCCGCAGGCCTTCTACACGATCGAGAGCGTGAAGCAGGTGAGCGATGGCATCTTCCCGCAGAAGGGACAGGGATGGATGGCCATGCCGGTCCTCACCCTGCGGCACCTCTTCACCCGGAGGAGGTGA